A single genomic interval of Dyella sp. GSA-30 harbors:
- a CDS encoding GH92 family glycosyl hydrolase, translating into MNLSFAHVGHRASSILSRRAALSIVLAIAALGSIGASAAQNGNAPRSATQSVDEANPLVGTAPLDQQKLIGNAPPPGEPLYSGMTSPGASLPQSATEAAPVNINADLSYPTGVAVAYGYARPTMIGFTGGGSTYGARAAPMIMPVVGDWTMPPDYAQSYYDKASEKASPGYYAVDLATFHTRVELTVTQWTSLMRFTFPASHRSNVVVNLRRAGGNVEVVGDRTIRGVATMGGRKEYDTDGPWFVAEFSRPFASFGTFHAEQDERNRGLGNEDVQADRRTVSGNYAGAYVTFDTQAGEQVLVRIAHGHSAEEAEQRLRAAGSDWNFERTHDQARTAWAKLFDRVEVEGGTPKQRTLFYSTLYHAFASPRLIARKGDRFTGTDGKVQIASYDRYGPVPFWDTGRNQITLLMLLEPKVVQDIMRSELDRARATGYMNTSFHGDHAVFLYDGAWQRGISFDYAAVYEYLRKNATDPNGPRGYLAEYMKNGWIADIIPPGNPSPPYAGGKAGAATTLEYAWDDHALADVARRLGKTEDAAMFLRRAANYRNVFDPSTGFMRGRTDDGKWISPFDPGEPYYNFMMKEASGWSTLWLVPHDVQGLMGLLGGRDAFNAKLDAFFSTPYQAKGVCRDCTGLIGQYVQGNQPDQQAAYLYAWSGQPWKTQALTRRILDDMYGSDATGYGFPGMDDQGSTSSWYVLSAMGFYPVDPASPDYILGSPIFDRVRLHMGNGKIFEIVARNNSAQNMYIQSATLNGKPWNKPWFSHADIAKGATLVLTMGPEPNNAWGADPQDAPRSMSEKQP; encoded by the coding sequence ATGAACTTATCTTTTGCACACGTCGGCCATCGTGCTTCATCGATCCTCAGCCGGCGCGCGGCGCTGTCCATCGTGCTGGCGATTGCCGCGCTGGGAAGCATCGGCGCAAGCGCCGCCCAGAACGGCAATGCACCGCGATCCGCCACACAGTCGGTCGATGAAGCCAATCCACTGGTCGGTACAGCACCGTTGGACCAACAAAAGCTGATCGGCAACGCACCGCCACCGGGCGAGCCGTTGTATTCGGGCATGACATCGCCGGGCGCGAGCCTGCCGCAAAGCGCGACCGAGGCGGCACCGGTCAACATCAATGCCGACCTCAGCTATCCCACGGGCGTGGCCGTAGCGTACGGCTATGCCCGACCGACCATGATCGGATTCACCGGCGGCGGCTCGACCTATGGTGCACGCGCCGCGCCGATGATCATGCCGGTCGTAGGCGACTGGACCATGCCGCCGGACTATGCGCAGTCGTACTACGACAAGGCAAGCGAGAAAGCGTCGCCCGGCTATTACGCGGTCGATCTGGCCACGTTCCACACCCGCGTCGAACTGACCGTGACGCAGTGGACCAGCCTGATGCGCTTCACCTTTCCGGCAAGCCATCGCTCGAACGTTGTCGTCAACCTGCGTCGCGCGGGCGGTAACGTGGAAGTGGTCGGCGATCGCACCATTCGCGGTGTTGCCACCATGGGCGGGCGCAAGGAGTACGACACGGACGGCCCATGGTTCGTTGCCGAGTTCTCGCGACCGTTCGCCAGCTTCGGCACCTTCCATGCCGAACAGGACGAGCGCAATCGAGGGCTCGGTAATGAGGACGTCCAGGCCGATCGGCGCACGGTATCGGGCAACTACGCGGGAGCCTATGTCACTTTCGACACGCAGGCGGGCGAGCAGGTGCTGGTACGGATCGCTCACGGCCACAGTGCCGAAGAAGCCGAGCAACGACTGCGCGCCGCGGGTTCTGATTGGAACTTTGAGCGCACGCACGATCAGGCGCGAACGGCATGGGCGAAGCTGTTCGATCGTGTCGAAGTCGAAGGAGGCACGCCCAAGCAGCGCACGCTGTTCTACTCGACGCTGTATCACGCTTTTGCCAGCCCACGATTGATTGCGCGCAAAGGCGATCGCTTCACCGGTACCGATGGCAAGGTTCAAATCGCCAGCTACGATCGCTATGGCCCCGTGCCTTTCTGGGATACCGGACGCAACCAGATCACGCTGCTGATGTTGCTGGAGCCGAAGGTCGTGCAGGACATCATGCGGTCCGAGCTGGATCGTGCGCGCGCAACCGGCTACATGAATACCTCGTTCCACGGCGACCATGCTGTCTTTCTTTACGACGGCGCGTGGCAGCGTGGCATTTCTTTCGATTACGCCGCTGTCTATGAGTACCTGCGCAAGAACGCGACCGATCCCAACGGGCCACGCGGCTATCTCGCCGAATACATGAAGAACGGTTGGATCGCCGACATCATTCCACCGGGAAATCCCAGTCCGCCGTACGCGGGGGGTAAGGCAGGCGCTGCCACCACGCTCGAATACGCATGGGACGATCACGCGCTCGCCGATGTCGCTCGTCGGCTTGGCAAGACCGAAGACGCCGCGATGTTTCTGCGTCGCGCCGCGAACTATCGCAACGTGTTCGACCCATCGACAGGCTTCATGCGTGGCCGCACCGACGATGGCAAATGGATTTCACCCTTCGATCCAGGCGAGCCCTACTACAACTTCATGATGAAAGAAGCCTCGGGCTGGTCCACGCTCTGGCTGGTGCCGCACGACGTGCAGGGCTTGATGGGATTGCTCGGCGGGCGCGATGCGTTCAACGCCAAGCTCGATGCCTTCTTCTCCACGCCCTACCAGGCTAAGGGCGTCTGCCGCGATTGCACCGGCCTGATTGGGCAATACGTGCAAGGCAACCAGCCGGACCAGCAAGCGGCCTACCTTTATGCATGGAGCGGACAGCCCTGGAAGACACAGGCGCTGACCCGCCGCATTCTCGACGACATGTACGGCAGCGATGCGACCGGTTACGGCTTCCCCGGCATGGACGATCAGGGTTCGACCTCGTCCTGGTATGTGCTGAGCGCGATGGGTTTCTATCCCGTCGATCCTGCCAGCCCTGATTACATTCTTGGCAGCCCGATCTTCGATCGCGTCCGCTTGCATATGGGTAACGGCAAGATCTTCGAGATCGTCGCGCGTAACAACTCGGCCCAGAACATGTATATCCAGTCCGCCACGCTCAACGGCAAGCCATGGAACAAACCGTGGTTCAGCCACGCCGACATCGCGAAGGGTGCCACCTTGGTGCTCACGATGGGGCCCGAGCCAAACAACGCATGGGGCGC